Proteins encoded by one window of Microplitis mediator isolate UGA2020A chromosome 1, iyMicMedi2.1, whole genome shotgun sequence:
- the LOC130673342 gene encoding uncharacterized protein LOC130673342, which produces MRHRSVCAQQLMGQLPSARVRPSKAFLHTGIDYAGPVTLKTFQGRGAKTCKGWIAVFVCLATSAIHIEIVTDYSTDAFVAEFGRFTSRRGACSTLYSDCGTNFVGADATLRREFAAGSRQLKELQHLLATDGTDWKFNPPTAPHFSGKWEAAVKSIKFHLIRTIVNRY; this is translated from the coding sequence ATGAGACATAGAAGTGTTTGTGCACAACAATTAATGGGACAATTGCCATCCGCTCGTGTAAGACCATCTAAAGCATTCTTACACACTGGAATAGACTACGCCGGGCCAGTAACACTGAAGACATTTCAAGGTCGAGGTGCGAAAACTTGTAAGGGTTGGATCGCTGTATTTGTATGTCTCGCTACGTCCGCTATACATATTGAAATTGTCACCGATTACTCTACTGACGCTTTCGTCGCAGAATTTGGAAGATTTACTAGTCGGAGAGGCGCCTGCAGTACCCTATACTCGGACTGTGGTACAAATTTTGTAGGAGCAGACGCCACGCTAAGAAGAGAATTCGCAGCAGGATCGAGACAGCTAAAGGAACTTCAGCATTTACTCGCTACTGATGGCACAGACTGGAAGTTCAACCCGCCAACCGCTCCTCATTTTAGTGGCAAATGGGAAGCAGCCGTTAAGTCAATCAAGTTCCATCTTATTCGAACTATTGTGAATCGCTATTGA